Proteins from one Terriglobales bacterium genomic window:
- a CDS encoding M48 family metallopeptidase has product MRQPLVFAVVAVAALGAIFFAQHRKAQTIVGPDAIVHFIADTERELSRLPASATRMTDSEEIAIGNEIVRDHLASEAQPAATPMAQYVERVGLLVAARARRKLPYKIHYIDDPGLVNAFAIPGGHVFIGAGLVSLMDTEDELAAVLGHEIEHIDHYHCAERYQFEVRLRRLNLGGLATVAQIPVAIFQAGYTKEQEFEADREGTRLAVLAGYSPLGAVRLFEAFDRMQRRRTGPADTPQEEAARLALGTLSGYFQSHPFPDQRAAQIRRMIESEGWQAKTQEKPLAMGGLNAATPAGSSPMIGNR; this is encoded by the coding sequence GTGAGGCAGCCGCTCGTATTCGCAGTCGTGGCGGTCGCGGCGCTGGGCGCCATCTTCTTCGCGCAGCACCGCAAGGCCCAGACCATCGTCGGCCCCGACGCCATCGTGCACTTCATCGCCGACACCGAGCGCGAGCTGAGCCGGCTGCCCGCCTCCGCCACGCGCATGACCGACAGCGAGGAGATCGCCATCGGCAACGAGATCGTGCGCGACCACCTTGCGTCTGAAGCGCAACCCGCCGCCACGCCGATGGCGCAGTACGTCGAGCGCGTCGGCCTGCTGGTCGCGGCCCGCGCGCGCCGCAAGCTGCCCTACAAGATCCACTACATCGACGACCCGGGCCTGGTGAACGCCTTCGCCATCCCCGGCGGGCACGTCTTCATCGGCGCCGGCCTGGTGAGCCTGATGGATACCGAGGACGAGCTGGCCGCCGTCCTCGGGCACGAGATCGAGCACATCGACCACTACCACTGCGCCGAGCGTTACCAGTTCGAGGTTCGGCTGCGGCGCCTCAATCTCGGCGGCCTGGCCACGGTCGCCCAGATCCCGGTCGCCATCTTCCAGGCCGGTTACACCAAAGAGCAGGAGTTCGAGGCGGACCGCGAAGGCACGCGCCTCGCCGTCCTCGCGGGCTATTCGCCATTGGGCGCGGTGCGGCTGTTCGAGGCCTTCGACCGGATGCAGCGCCGCCGCACCGGGCCCGCCGACACGCCGCAGGAAGAAGCCGCGCGCCTCGCCCTCGGCACGCTTTCCGGCTACTTCCAGTCCCATCCCTTTCCCGACCAGCGCGCCGCGCAGATCCGCCGCATGATCGAGAGCGAGGGCTGGCAGGCGAAGACGCAGGAGAAGCCGCTGGCGATGGGCGGGCTGAATGCCGCGACGCCCGCCGGCTCCTCCCCGATGATCGGCAACCGCTGA
- a CDS encoding DinB family protein produces MLEHFLQLFTYDDWANREAAAFVARAARPPEKARKILAHILGAEWLWYARISGTKSPMAVWPELDPEQCAEQSTQLFNTWREYLSGLGPAGLGRQVEYRNSKGEPWTSTIEDILMHVVMHSAYHRGQIATLLRDSGHEPAYTDFIHAVRQGLL; encoded by the coding sequence GTGCTCGAGCACTTCCTGCAACTGTTCACCTACGACGACTGGGCGAACCGCGAGGCCGCGGCTTTCGTGGCGCGCGCCGCCAGGCCGCCCGAGAAGGCGCGCAAAATCCTCGCGCACATCCTCGGCGCCGAGTGGCTGTGGTACGCGCGCATCTCGGGCACGAAGTCGCCCATGGCCGTCTGGCCCGAGTTGGACCCCGAGCAATGCGCCGAGCAGTCCACGCAGCTGTTCAACACCTGGCGCGAGTACTTGTCGGGACTGGGGCCCGCCGGCCTCGGCCGCCAGGTCGAGTACCGCAACAGCAAGGGCGAGCCCTGGACCAGCACCATCGAAGACATCCTGATGCACGTGGTGATGCACTCCGCCTACCACCGCGGCCAGATCGCGACGCTGCTGCGCGACTCCGGCCACGAGCCGGCCTACACCGACTTCATCCACGCTGTCCGCCAGGGACTGCTGTAG
- a CDS encoding Gfo/Idh/MocA family oxidoreductase yields the protein MTRPVAQDSAAVAAPACKPRLGFLGVGWIGQSRMAAIAASDIAEVALLCDSSAAIVTQARNAAPEANIAGCFDDLLAADLDGIVIATPSALHAEQSIRALERGLSVFCQKPLGRTAEEARSVVSAARAADRLLGVDLSYRFTAALRQLRALLQSGALGEIYAADLVFHNAYGPDKAWFYDPALSGGGCVMDLGVHLVDSALWLLGFPEVTSVSSRLFAGGRRLGPRPEVVEDYATARVDLATGATLDLACSWKLPAGQDCVFAMEFYGTKGGAAFRNLNGSFYDFVAEHYEGTRRTVLAQPPDAWPGRAAVEWAGRLAEGQRFDARNEELVRVAAVLDAIYQR from the coding sequence ATGACTAGGCCGGTCGCACAGGACAGCGCTGCCGTCGCCGCTCCCGCGTGCAAGCCGCGCCTTGGCTTCCTCGGCGTCGGCTGGATCGGGCAGAGCCGCATGGCGGCCATCGCCGCCTCCGACATCGCCGAGGTTGCGCTGCTGTGCGACAGCTCCGCGGCGATCGTCACGCAGGCGCGTAACGCGGCCCCGGAGGCGAACATCGCGGGCTGTTTCGACGATCTCTTGGCTGCGGATCTCGACGGCATCGTCATCGCCACTCCCAGCGCGCTGCACGCCGAGCAGTCCATTCGCGCGCTCGAGCGGGGGCTCTCCGTCTTCTGCCAGAAGCCGCTCGGCCGCACCGCGGAAGAGGCGCGCTCGGTCGTCAGCGCCGCGCGCGCGGCCGATCGCCTGCTCGGCGTGGATCTTTCCTATCGTTTCACTGCGGCGCTCCGGCAGCTCCGCGCCCTGCTGCAGTCCGGAGCGCTCGGGGAGATCTATGCCGCGGATCTCGTGTTTCACAACGCCTACGGACCCGACAAAGCGTGGTTCTACGATCCCGCGCTCTCCGGCGGCGGCTGCGTGATGGACCTCGGCGTCCACTTGGTCGATTCGGCGCTCTGGCTCCTGGGGTTCCCCGAAGTGACCTCGGTCAGCAGCCGCTTATTCGCGGGCGGTCGCCGGCTCGGTCCGCGGCCGGAGGTGGTCGAGGACTACGCGACCGCGCGCGTGGATCTTGCGACCGGCGCCACGCTCGACCTCGCCTGCTCGTGGAAGCTTCCCGCGGGACAAGACTGCGTGTTCGCGATGGAGTTTTACGGGACCAAGGGTGGCGCGGCTTTCCGCAATCTCAACGGCTCGTTCTACGACTTCGTCGCGGAGCATTACGAAGGCACACGGCGCACGGTCCTGGCGCAGCCGCCCGACGCCTGGCCCGGCCGCGCCGCCGTTGAATGGGCGGGCCGTTTGGCGGAAGGCCAGCGCTTCGATGCCCGCAACGAAGAGCTCGTGCGCGTTGCCGCGGTGCTCGACGCCATCTACCAGCGCTGA
- the aroA gene encoding 3-phosphoshikimate 1-carboxyvinyltransferase: MTSTRTSEATIRPARAIGGSLRLPGDKSISHRYAMLASIARGRTTLRNFSSGADCASTLACMAALGCRVERAADGAVVVEGRGPALAPPAGVLDCGNSGSTMRMLAGILAAQPFACEMRGDSSLSRRPMARVIEPLERMGARITAAEGGRPPLRVQGGRLRGIEYTMPVASAQVKSCLLFAGLLAQGTTRVAEPHRTRDHGELALRAFGAQVTREKTSVAVAGGQPLEGIDADVPGDISSAAFFLCAAAARPGSQLIVDGVLLNPTRAAILDVLAGMGAAIRMLNVEEHHGELVGTVQITGARLRGGSIAGAQTAALIDELPVLAALAPFTAEGVEIRDAKELRVKESDRIAVLAKNLRALGAKVEEREDGMRVAGNQALHGARIEPDGDHRIAMACAVAALGAEGASVITDAGCVGISFPGFFELLESVSER, from the coding sequence ATGACAAGCACACGCACGTCCGAAGCGACGATCCGCCCAGCGCGAGCCATCGGCGGCAGCCTGCGGCTTCCCGGCGACAAGTCGATCTCGCACCGCTACGCGATGCTAGCCAGCATCGCGCGCGGACGGACCACGTTGCGCAACTTCTCGAGCGGCGCGGATTGCGCGAGCACGCTCGCCTGCATGGCGGCATTGGGATGCCGCGTGGAACGCGCTGCGGACGGCGCGGTGGTCGTCGAGGGCCGTGGACCGGCGCTGGCCCCGCCCGCGGGGGTACTGGATTGCGGCAATTCCGGTTCGACCATGCGGATGCTGGCCGGCATCCTGGCGGCGCAGCCGTTCGCATGCGAGATGCGAGGGGACAGCTCCCTCAGCCGGCGTCCGATGGCGCGCGTCATCGAGCCACTGGAGCGCATGGGCGCGCGGATCACGGCCGCCGAGGGCGGACGGCCGCCGTTGCGGGTGCAGGGCGGCAGGCTGCGGGGCATCGAGTACACCATGCCGGTGGCGAGCGCGCAGGTGAAGTCGTGCCTGCTCTTTGCCGGGCTGCTGGCGCAGGGGACGACCCGCGTGGCGGAGCCGCATCGCACGCGCGACCACGGCGAGCTGGCGCTGCGCGCGTTCGGGGCGCAGGTCACGCGCGAGAAGACCTCCGTTGCCGTCGCCGGAGGCCAGCCTCTCGAGGGGATCGACGCGGACGTTCCCGGCGACATATCCTCGGCCGCGTTCTTTCTTTGCGCGGCGGCAGCCCGGCCCGGCTCGCAGCTCATCGTGGACGGCGTCCTGCTGAACCCGACGCGCGCCGCCATTCTCGACGTGCTCGCCGGCATGGGCGCGGCCATCCGGATGTTGAACGTGGAGGAGCATCACGGAGAGCTGGTCGGGACAGTCCAGATCACCGGCGCCAGGCTGCGCGGCGGGTCGATCGCGGGCGCGCAGACCGCCGCGCTCATCGACGAGCTGCCCGTCCTGGCCGCCCTCGCGCCGTTCACGGCCGAGGGCGTGGAGATCCGCGATGCGAAGGAGCTGCGGGTGAAGGAGTCGGACCGCATCGCGGTGCTGGCGAAGAATCTGCGCGCGCTGGGCGCGAAGGTCGAGGAGCGCGAGGATGGGATGCGCGTTGCCGGCAACCAGGCCCTGCATGGCGCAAGGATCGAGCCGGACGGCGACCATCGCATCGCGATGGCCTGCGCGGTGGCTGCGCTGGGCGCGGAGGGAGCGTCGGTGATCACGGACGCGGGTTGCGTCGGGATCTCCTTTCCGGGGTTCTTCGAGCTGCTGGAGAGCGTGAGCGAGCGCTGA
- a CDS encoding protein-methionine-sulfoxide reductase heme-binding subunit MsrQ, with the protein MARLRFRWSKILLFLLCLAPAAELAYRFWGTTHGAEPDLGVNPLEYLTHATGDWTIRFLMFTLAVTPLRKLLRMPVLVQYRRMLGLFAFFYGLAHLTTYLWFDKEFHFAEILPDIAKRPFITAGFTALVLMLPLAITSTAGWIRRLGGKNWQWLHRLVYLSALAGVVHYWWLVKSDIRKPAMYAAILAVLMVFRIAQWTLPALRARFSTGGMATAKTSS; encoded by the coding sequence ATGGCACGGCTGCGCTTCCGCTGGTCGAAGATCCTGCTGTTCCTGCTCTGCCTCGCGCCGGCCGCCGAACTCGCCTACCGCTTCTGGGGGACGACGCACGGCGCCGAGCCCGACCTCGGCGTCAACCCGCTCGAGTACCTCACGCACGCCACCGGCGACTGGACCATCCGCTTCCTCATGTTCACGCTCGCGGTCACTCCGCTGCGCAAGCTGCTGCGGATGCCGGTGCTCGTCCAGTACCGCCGCATGCTGGGACTGTTCGCGTTCTTCTACGGGCTCGCACACCTGACGACCTACCTCTGGTTCGACAAAGAGTTCCACTTCGCCGAGATCCTGCCCGACATCGCCAAGCGCCCCTTCATCACCGCCGGCTTCACCGCGCTGGTGCTCATGCTGCCGCTGGCCATCACCTCGACCGCCGGCTGGATCCGCCGGCTCGGCGGAAAGAACTGGCAGTGGCTCCATCGGCTCGTCTACCTGAGCGCGCTGGCGGGCGTGGTGCACTACTGGTGGCTGGTGAAGTCCGACATCCGCAAGCCGGCGATGTACGCCGCCATCCTTGCCGTGCTCATGGTCTTCCGCATCGCCCAGTGGACCCTGCCCGCGCTGCGCGCGCGGTTTTCCACAGGCGGCATGGCCACCGCCAAGACTTCCAGCTGA
- a CDS encoding DUF2339 domain-containing protein: MGARRRRERRETEERLATLTQRVYQLEVKFKDLAQRGIAPAEPKPAAAPAPPVAEPRPAVPVTPPAAAPPPPAPVPPEPKREPAQQPWPKPAESPYFPRPTTSPAQPAPAPIAPPPVTPQPAAAAPRAQASVSASPAVAPARITAPPVTPPPQPPRQRSEFEKWVGENWLVFIGIVLLVLGIGYGLSVWWQNVGPLGKDAIGITAGALLLAAGIWIERKPAYRLFGYAGVGGGWAVLFFMTYALYHVPATQILRSQLVDLVLLLAVAAAMVGHTLRYNSQAVTGLAFLLAFWTVTISRVNVYSLGAGAILALALVVIVSRKRWYMLEVFGILATYLNHWWWLHSIIEPMGGNKVMFPEFFASAGILLLYWGAYRASYVLRSIEHDDEERLSTVAAIFNTGLLLFVLKYQSVTPKYAFYALLVIGLAELTLGWLLRARERREAFVVLATMGAALSTAAFPFKFSGGELSILWLVVAEVFYLAGVFTDELVFRRLGRLAELVVAVQLYWSHPLDAPKSWRNSMVFWMAALMFGANSHLVPWRWPKIFETQWERFGVRLVSWMGVAMAMTAMWLALPQAWIAVGWAVLALWLALAGYLLAQEELSYQANVVAILATIATLAINFSDERPFYGVVTMRLLTVSLVAVLLYATSRFSMTPKLATAAGGIKLRPIYTWAAAVLITLVAFYELDYRSTEAWIPVIWALFGVALAYLGRRQQARDLVLQSNLLGIFAVLYTLVVNTNHPEAWRWGMSVRLATSALVIGLLYAQAHWADIEGWPWTRGLGMLHAWAASFLVCWVMWYELQPVSVAVAWALFGAALLELGLVRLDSNKFWRAQAYIALGAAFIRLFFVNLNAAGVPGQISPRVYTTVPIALLLFYSYWRLGSFSQLPAKELTRRSTALFSWMGTITVVALVRFELAPDWVVAAWAGIVGVLMMIGWRSQRAGFVAQALALTIAVAFRTSMYNFYNHSYFAQLSWQQRWLPAAAGIALLFLGLFPAFQVREWAARAGGIFHKQLVGPLLRRPEQWLFFAASGLLAVLLYLEVNDARVTIAWALEAIALISFALAVRETSFRRAGLALLLIGIGKIVLLDIWSFNRAQVAVTLVSVGIGALGVGFLYTRFQEALKEYL; encoded by the coding sequence ATGGGTGCGCGCCGCCGGCGCGAACGCCGCGAGACGGAAGAGCGCCTCGCCACCCTCACCCAGCGCGTCTACCAGCTCGAAGTAAAGTTCAAGGACCTGGCGCAGCGCGGGATCGCGCCCGCCGAGCCGAAGCCGGCCGCCGCGCCTGCTCCGCCTGTCGCCGAGCCGCGCCCGGCGGTCCCGGTGACGCCGCCGGCGGCGGCGCCACCGCCTCCTGCGCCCGTTCCGCCGGAACCGAAGCGCGAGCCCGCGCAACAGCCGTGGCCCAAGCCGGCTGAGTCGCCCTACTTCCCGCGCCCCACGACATCGCCCGCGCAGCCTGCGCCGGCGCCCATCGCGCCGCCTCCGGTGACGCCGCAACCGGCCGCCGCCGCGCCGCGCGCGCAGGCGTCTGTCTCGGCGTCGCCCGCGGTCGCGCCCGCGCGCATCACGGCCCCGCCCGTCACGCCGCCGCCGCAACCGCCGCGCCAGAGATCCGAGTTCGAGAAGTGGGTGGGCGAGAACTGGCTGGTCTTCATCGGTATCGTGCTGCTGGTGCTGGGCATCGGCTACGGGCTCAGCGTGTGGTGGCAGAACGTCGGGCCGCTCGGCAAGGACGCCATCGGCATCACCGCCGGCGCGCTGCTGCTCGCCGCCGGCATCTGGATCGAGCGCAAGCCCGCCTACCGGCTCTTCGGCTACGCGGGCGTCGGCGGTGGCTGGGCCGTGCTGTTCTTCATGACCTACGCGCTCTACCACGTGCCCGCGACGCAGATCCTGCGATCGCAGCTCGTGGACCTGGTGCTGCTGCTGGCCGTCGCCGCCGCCATGGTCGGTCATACCCTGCGTTACAACTCGCAGGCCGTCACCGGCCTCGCGTTCCTGCTCGCTTTCTGGACCGTCACCATCAGCCGAGTCAACGTCTACTCGCTTGGCGCCGGCGCCATCCTCGCGCTCGCGCTCGTCGTCATCGTCAGCCGCAAGCGCTGGTACATGCTGGAAGTCTTCGGCATCCTCGCGACCTACCTGAACCACTGGTGGTGGCTGCACAGCATCATCGAGCCGATGGGCGGGAACAAGGTGATGTTCCCCGAGTTCTTCGCCAGCGCCGGCATCCTGCTGCTCTACTGGGGCGCGTATCGCGCTTCGTACGTGCTGCGCTCGATCGAGCACGACGACGAGGAGCGCCTCTCCACCGTCGCGGCCATCTTCAACACCGGGCTGCTTCTGTTCGTCCTGAAGTACCAGTCGGTCACCCCCAAGTACGCGTTCTACGCGCTGCTGGTCATCGGCCTGGCCGAGCTCACGCTGGGCTGGCTGCTGCGCGCGCGCGAGCGTCGCGAAGCCTTCGTGGTGCTCGCCACCATGGGCGCCGCGCTCTCGACCGCCGCCTTCCCCTTCAAGTTCTCCGGCGGCGAGCTTTCCATCCTGTGGCTGGTCGTCGCGGAGGTCTTCTACCTCGCCGGCGTCTTCACCGACGAGCTCGTCTTCCGCCGCCTGGGACGCCTCGCGGAGCTGGTGGTCGCGGTGCAGCTCTACTGGTCGCATCCGCTGGACGCCCCGAAATCGTGGCGCAACTCCATGGTCTTCTGGATGGCGGCGCTCATGTTCGGCGCGAACTCGCACCTGGTGCCGTGGAGGTGGCCGAAGATCTTCGAGACGCAGTGGGAGCGCTTCGGCGTCCGCCTGGTCTCCTGGATGGGCGTGGCGATGGCCATGACCGCGATGTGGCTCGCGCTGCCGCAGGCCTGGATCGCGGTCGGCTGGGCTGTCCTTGCCCTGTGGCTCGCGCTCGCCGGCTACCTGCTGGCGCAGGAAGAGCTGTCCTACCAGGCGAACGTGGTCGCCATCCTTGCGACCATCGCGACGCTGGCCATCAACTTCTCCGACGAGCGGCCGTTCTACGGCGTGGTCACCATGCGCCTGCTGACCGTCTCGCTGGTCGCGGTGCTGCTGTACGCCACCTCGCGCTTCAGCATGACGCCGAAGCTTGCCACCGCCGCCGGCGGCATCAAGCTGCGCCCCATCTACACCTGGGCGGCGGCGGTGCTGATCACGCTCGTCGCCTTCTACGAACTCGATTACCGCAGCACCGAGGCTTGGATCCCCGTCATCTGGGCGCTGTTCGGCGTCGCGCTCGCCTACCTCGGACGCCGCCAGCAGGCGCGCGACCTCGTCCTGCAGTCGAACCTGCTCGGCATCTTCGCCGTGCTCTACACGCTCGTCGTGAACACCAACCACCCCGAAGCCTGGCGCTGGGGGATGTCGGTGCGCCTGGCGACCAGCGCCCTCGTCATCGGCCTGCTGTACGCACAGGCGCATTGGGCCGACATCGAAGGCTGGCCCTGGACGCGCGGCCTCGGCATGCTGCACGCCTGGGCGGCCTCCTTCCTGGTCTGCTGGGTGATGTGGTACGAGCTGCAGCCGGTCTCGGTCGCGGTGGCGTGGGCGCTGTTCGGCGCCGCCCTGCTCGAGCTCGGGCTGGTCCGGCTGGACTCGAACAAGTTCTGGCGTGCACAGGCCTACATCGCGCTCGGCGCGGCGTTCATCCGGCTGTTCTTCGTGAACCTGAACGCCGCCGGCGTGCCGGGCCAGATCAGCCCGCGCGTCTACACGACCGTGCCCATCGCGCTGCTGCTGTTCTATTCCTACTGGCGCCTCGGCAGCTTCAGCCAGCTTCCGGCCAAGGAGCTCACGCGCCGCTCCACCGCGCTGTTCTCCTGGATGGGGACCATCACGGTGGTCGCGCTTGTGCGCTTCGAACTGGCGCCCGACTGGGTGGTCGCGGCCTGGGCCGGCATCGTCGGCGTGCTGATGATGATCGGCTGGCGCAGCCAGCGTGCCGGCTTCGTGGCGCAAGCCCTCGCGCTCACCATCGCGGTGGCGTTCCGCACCTCGATGTACAACTTCTACAACCACAGCTACTTCGCGCAGCTGAGCTGGCAGCAGCGCTGGCTGCCCGCCGCCGCTGGCATCGCGCTGCTGTTCCTCGGTCTCTTCCCGGCGTTCCAGGTGCGCGAGTGGGCCGCGCGCGCCGGCGGCATCTTCCACAAGCAGCTCGTCGGCCCGCTGCTGCGGCGTCCGGAGCAGTGGCTGTTCTTTGCCGCCTCCGGGCTGCTGGCGGTGCTGCTCTACCTCGAGGTCAACGACGCGCGCGTCACCATCGCGTGGGCGCTCGAAGCCATCGCGCTCATCAGCTTCGCGCTGGCGGTGCGCGAGACGAGCTTCCGCCGCGCCGGACTGGCGCTGTTGCTCATCGGCATCGGCAAGATCGTCCTGCTCGACATCTGGAGCTTCAACCGCGCGCAGGTCGCGGTCACGCTCGTCTCGGTCGGCATCGGCGCGCTCGGCGTCGGCTTCCTCTACACGCGCTTCCAGGAGGCGCTGAAGGAATACCTGTGA
- a CDS encoding zinc-binding dehydrogenase — protein sequence MPATITDGLMRAAVLTAPRRLEVRAVARPAPRAGEVRLRLEGCGVCASNLATWEGMPWSQYPTEPGGLGHEGWGVVDAVGAGVNRVREGDRVAALSHNSYAEFDVAPETAVVPLPAALAQLPFPGESLGCAMNIFARSDIRAGQTVAVVGVGFLGAILTRLASRAGARVIAISRRPFSLEVARAMGAHELVPMDDHRRILDQVRDLTGGAMCERVIEAVGKQWPLDLAAELTATRARLVIAGYHQDGPRQVNMQLWNWRGLDVVNAHERDPQAYIAGIRAAVEAVADGTLDPRRLCTHRYALAQLDRALEDTLTRPDGFLKAVVTYD from the coding sequence ATGCCCGCCACGATCACAGATGGCCTGATGAGGGCCGCCGTGCTCACCGCTCCGCGCCGCCTCGAGGTCCGCGCAGTCGCGCGTCCCGCGCCGCGCGCGGGCGAAGTGCGCCTGCGGCTGGAAGGCTGCGGCGTCTGCGCCTCCAACCTCGCGACCTGGGAGGGCATGCCGTGGTCGCAGTATCCGACCGAACCCGGCGGCCTGGGGCACGAAGGCTGGGGCGTGGTAGACGCCGTCGGCGCCGGGGTGAACCGGGTGCGCGAGGGCGACCGCGTCGCCGCGCTCTCCCATAACTCATACGCCGAGTTCGATGTCGCGCCGGAGACTGCGGTCGTGCCTTTGCCCGCCGCGCTCGCGCAACTGCCCTTTCCCGGTGAGTCGCTGGGGTGCGCGATGAACATCTTCGCCCGCAGCGACATCCGCGCGGGGCAGACGGTCGCCGTCGTCGGCGTCGGATTTCTCGGCGCCATCCTCACGCGGCTCGCCTCCCGCGCCGGCGCTCGCGTCATCGCCATCTCGCGCCGGCCGTTCTCGCTCGAAGTCGCCCGCGCGATGGGCGCGCACGAGCTGGTGCCGATGGACGATCACCGGCGCATCCTCGATCAGGTCCGCGACCTGACCGGCGGCGCGATGTGTGAGCGCGTGATCGAAGCGGTCGGCAAGCAGTGGCCGCTCGACCTTGCCGCCGAGCTGACCGCGACGCGGGCCCGGCTGGTCATCGCCGGCTACCACCAGGACGGCCCGCGGCAGGTCAACATGCAGCTCTGGAACTGGCGCGGGCTCGACGTCGTGAACGCGCACGAGCGCGACCCGCAGGCTTACATTGCGGGCATCCGCGCGGCGGTGGAGGCGGTGGCCGACGGAACGCTCGACCCCCGCCGGCTCTGCACGCACCGTTACGCGCTTGCGCAGCTCGACCGCGCGCTGGAAGACACCCTCACGCGTCCCGACGGTTTCCTGAAGGCGGTGGTGACGTATGACTAG
- a CDS encoding glycosyltransferase family 39 protein — translation MLILLALASLIYLGTASWPPLLDDADASHALVSRDMNASGDYVVMRLAGVRYLQKAPLHYWMVAGLFRIFGENALAVRLPDALAMIGLTLMMYLFGRRFFGDRAGFYAGLASATAIGFWMFTRIMIPEAVYTLLFAGIFYLFLRAWTGTLDPRAGYWGAAALMGLAVLARALIAVIFPVMIVGIFVVATGGWRRWRELRLFSSAGIFLLVAAPWHLLAELRAPGFAWWYFINEHFKRAVGTRWPPDYDAVPLWAWLLMHLAWWFPWAVFLPLAARLFPRPRTWRTLDAEGQARLFLFIWAGFILLFFSLTSGSRMEYYSFAAWPAAAALLGLGIARGEETRPKLLAGLHAGLALLGFAIAAVLGYAVWLSSSVPAGTDISKLLQTRDTDFYRVSMAHLLDLRPQAFAVLRGPAIGAALAFALGFGLAWFWRRRARHVAATLALALALTGFAFAANVAFGEFGPHMSSYALAQATRPHLRADDQLVVAGEFDSASSWVFYSGRRRAFIWREIYHTLSSMARMFPDSPPIFLDDAGLERMWNGSGRVFLFVPPELRQRTLESLPAERTFLLEEYGGKLILINQPVQPGMKSLAESPVPK, via the coding sequence GTGCTCATCCTGCTTGCGCTGGCGAGCCTGATCTACCTCGGCACCGCCTCCTGGCCGCCGCTGCTCGATGACGCCGACGCTTCGCACGCGCTCGTCTCCCGCGACATGAACGCGAGCGGCGACTACGTCGTGATGCGGCTCGCCGGCGTCCGCTACCTGCAAAAGGCGCCCCTGCACTACTGGATGGTCGCGGGATTGTTCCGCATCTTCGGCGAGAACGCTCTCGCGGTGCGCCTGCCCGACGCGCTCGCGATGATCGGCCTCACGCTGATGATGTATCTGTTCGGCCGCCGGTTCTTCGGCGACCGCGCCGGCTTCTACGCCGGCCTCGCCTCCGCCACCGCGATCGGCTTCTGGATGTTCACCCGCATCATGATCCCGGAGGCCGTCTACACGCTGCTGTTCGCCGGCATCTTCTACCTCTTCCTGCGAGCATGGACCGGGACGCTCGACCCGCGCGCCGGCTATTGGGGCGCCGCCGCGCTCATGGGACTCGCTGTCCTCGCGCGCGCGCTCATCGCCGTCATCTTCCCGGTGATGATCGTCGGCATCTTCGTCGTCGCCACCGGCGGCTGGCGACGCTGGCGCGAGTTGCGCCTCTTCTCCAGCGCCGGCATCTTCCTGCTGGTCGCCGCGCCGTGGCACCTGCTGGCGGAACTGCGCGCGCCCGGCTTCGCCTGGTGGTACTTCATCAACGAGCACTTCAAGCGCGCCGTCGGGACGCGCTGGCCTCCCGACTACGACGCCGTGCCGCTCTGGGCCTGGCTGCTGATGCACCTGGCGTGGTGGTTCCCGTGGGCCGTCTTCCTGCCGCTCGCTGCGCGGCTCTTCCCTCGCCCCCGCACCTGGCGCACGCTCGACGCCGAAGGCCAGGCGCGCTTGTTCTTGTTCATCTGGGCCGGATTCATTCTGCTGTTCTTCTCGCTCACCAGCGGCTCGCGCATGGAGTACTACAGCTTCGCGGCGTGGCCCGCCGCGGCCGCGCTCCTCGGACTCGGTATCGCGCGTGGCGAAGAAACCCGCCCCAAGCTGCTGGCGGGACTGCACGCCGGGCTCGCGCTGCTCGGCTTCGCCATCGCCGCGGTCCTGGGATACGCGGTCTGGCTCTCGTCCAGCGTGCCTGCCGGCACCGACATCTCGAAGCTGCTCCAGACTCGCGACACCGACTTCTACCGCGTCTCGATGGCGCATCTGCTCGACCTGCGCCCGCAAGCTTTCGCCGTACTGCGCGGACCGGCCATCGGCGCCGCCCTCGCCTTCGCGCTGGGATTCGGACTTGCGTGGTTCTGGCGCCGGCGCGCCCGCCACGTCGCGGCCACGCTCGCGCTCGCCCTCGCGCTGACCGGCTTCGCCTTCGCGGCCAATGTGGCGTTCGGAGAGTTCGGTCCGCACATGTCGTCGTACGCGCTGGCACAGGCGACGCGGCCGCACTTGCGCGCCGACGACCAGCTCGTCGTGGCCGGCGAGTTCGATTCCGCTTCCAGTTGGGTCTTCTATAGTGGCCGCCGCCGCGCCTTCATTTGGCGCGAGATCTACCACACGCTGTCTTCCATGGCCCGCATGTTCCCCGACTCCCCGCCTATCTTCCTCGACGACGCCGGCCTGGAGCGCATGTGGAACGGCAGCGGCCGCGTCTTCCTGTTCGTCCCACCCGAATTGCGGCAGCGGACGCTGGAGAGCCTCCCCGCCGAGCGCACCTTCCTGCTCGAGGAGTACGGTGGAAAGCTCATCCTGATCAACCAGCCGGTGCAGCCCGGGATGAAGAGCCTGGCCGAATCACCGGTCCCGAAGTAG